GCCTGGTCACCACCAAGTACAACCCGGCCCGCACCTGGACGCCGGAGAACGCCGTCGGCATCGGCGGCGCCTACCTCTGCATCTACGGCATGGAGGGGCCGGGCGGCTACCAGTTCGTCGGGCGCACCACGCAAGTATGGAACCACCACGCGGGCAGGCACACCGGCCGTCCCGGGGCAGACCGCGACCCTTCGGGTGCGGAAACTCCTTGGCTACTGCGCTATTTCGACCGCATCCGGTGGTATCCGGTGGGTGCGGACGAATTACTGGACCTACGAGCGGATTTCGCGGCGGGCAAGGTCGAGGTACGAGCCGAGGACGGCGAGTTCCGCCTCGCCGAGCACCGCACCTTCCTCGCCACGCACCAGGATTCGATCGCCGCCTTCCGCGCCACCCAGGCAGCGGCCTTCGCCGCCGAACGCGACTCGTGGCGGCGGGCCGGCGAACTCGCCGCCGGGTAGCGGACTACCAGCCGAAAAGCTCCGCCATCTCGATCGATTCGTCGTCCCACGCACGCTCGATCGCCACGCGCTCGCCCTCCGGCAGTTCGGGTGCCCAACCACAGCGCCGCCAGAAGTCTTCCCGATGCTCCTGGCTGAGCGGTCTCGGTTTCTCCATGCTGTACCTCACCGACGATCCTGCCCCCGATTGTGGGCCTGCTCCGGCGACGACATGCCGAAACAGGCCCACAGACTTCGGTTTTCAGCGCAGGTCGCGGAAGAACTCGCGAATATCGGTGGTGAGCAGCACGGGTTCCTCCAAGGCCGCGAAGTGGCCGCCGCGGTCGACGTCGTGCCAGCGGGTGATGTTGTGCTCGGTCTCGGAGTACTTGCGAATGCCGATGTCATGGGCGAAGACCAGCGCCGCGGTCGGCACGCCGGAGCTGGTCTTCGTCTCGCCCCAGCCGCCTTCCTGCGCGTAGCCGACGTAGGCGGACGAGCCCGCGGTGCCGTTGAGCCAGTACAGCATCACGTTGGTCAGCAGCCGGTCGCGGTCGATGATCTTGTCCGGGTCGATGTTTCGCGGATGCGTCCACTCGCGGAACTTGTCCATGATCCAGGCCAGCTGCCCGACCGGCGAATCGACCAGCCCGTAGGCCAGCGTCTGCGGCCGGGTGGACTGGATCGCGATGTAGCCGAACTCCTCCTGCATGAACGCCTCGATGCGGCCGATCCGATCCCGTTCGATCTCGCTCAGGCTCGCCAGCTCCGCCGCGGCGAGCGGCAGCGGCGGCAGCGGGCCGGGTCCGCCGTTGACGTGCACGCCCGCAACGTTTTCCGGTGCGACCCGGCCCACCTCGGGGCTCACCGCGGCGCCGATATCGCCGCCCTGCACGCCGTAGTGCTCATAGCCGAGCCTGCGCATGAGTTCGGCCCAGGCCCCGGCGATCCGCTCGACCGTCCAGCCCGCCGCGGTGATCGGGCCTGAGAAGCCGAAGCCCGGCAGCGACGGAATCACCAGGTGGAACGCGTCTTTCGGATCGCCGCCGTGCGCCCGCGGATCCGACAGCGGCCCGATCACGTCGAGGAACTCGACCACCGAGCCCGGCCAGCCGTGCGTCATCAGCAGCGGCAGCGCGTCCGCCTCGGGCGAGCGCACGTGCAGGAAGTGGATGGTCTGCCCGTCGATCTCGGTCAGGTACTGCGGGTAGGAGTTGAGCTTGGCCTCCGCGGCCCGCCAGTCGTATCCGGTCCGCCAGTAGTCCACCAGCCCGCGCAGCCAGCTCGTCGGCACGCCGGTGTCCCAGCCGTCGCCGGGCAACGGAGCGGGCAGCCGTGCGCCGTCGAGCCGGGTGCGCAGGTCGTCGAGCTGTTGCTGCGGGATGTCGATGCGGAATTCGTGGATCTCGTTGCTCATGAGAGAGACGTTAGAACGCAGCTAGGACAGCTTTTGCCCTAGCTTTCGCGCATACTCGAATTCATGTTGGAAACCTCCGCCCGCCTGCTCCGCCTGCTCTCGCTGTTGCAGACGCCGCGCGACTGGACCGGCACCGAACTGGCCGCACGCCTCGAGGTCGACGTGCGCACCGTCCGGCGTGACATCGACAAGCTGCGCAACCTCGGCTATCCCGTGGATGCCACCGCCGGTATCGCCGGATACCGCCTCGGGGCAGGCGCGAAACTGCCGCCGCTGCTGCTCGACGACGACGAGGCGGTGGCCGTCGCGATCGGGTTGCGCACCGCGGCGGGCGGCACCATCACCGGTATCGAGGACAGCTCGCTGCGGGCGCTCACCAAGCTCGAGCAGGTACTGCCCTCGCGCCTGCGCCACCGGGTGAGCCTGCTGCAATCGGTCACCGTCACGGTGGCCGCGGGCGGGCCGACCGTCGACCCGGACACGCTCACCGCGATCGCGGGCGCGATCCGCGACAGCCACCGGCTCCGGTTCGACTACCGGAGCCACGACGGCACAGCGTCTTTGCGGACCACCGAGCCACATCGCCTGGCGCACACCGGCCGCCGCTGGTACCTGATCGGCTGGGACGTCGACCGCGCCGACTGGCGCACCTACCGGGTCGACCGGCTGCATCCCCGGATCCCGACCGGCCCGCGCTTCACCCCGCGCGAGGCGCCCGACGCGGACCTGTCCGGCTATCTGACGCAGGGCGTGACGAATTCGCCGTATCGGTATTCCGCACGCGTCACCCTCGGCGTCCCCGCCGAGGTTGCGGCCGACCGCATTTCCCCGACGGTCGGCGTCATCGAAGCGGTCGACGCCGAATCGTGCACGCTGCGCGTCGGCGCCAACTCACTCGACGAAATGGCCATCTACCTGGCGACTTTCGGTTTCCCGTGCCATGTGCACGAACCACCGGAACTCGTCGCTCATGTCCGTACGCTCGCCCGGCGCTTGCACGATTCCGTGGACTGACCCCGCGCTGTTCAGCCCCGGCGGCGCTGCTGCTCGATGAATCACGCGGCGAACCGCAGCGACGTTCACACCACGATCACCGTCTTGCCCTGGGCATGCCCGTCGATGACGTGCTGGACCGCAGCCGCGGCCTGTGCTAGCGGGTGATGCTGCTCGATCAAGGGGCGCACCTTGCCCGCGGCGACGAGGTCCGCGAGATAGTCGAGGTCGCTTCGTTGCGGACGCATGAGGTGCACCGCGATCCGCTGGCGCACGAACAGGTTGGCCAGCATCATCTTTCCCATCCATAAGACCGGCCCCGCCCAATTGCCGCCGGGCGCCCCCGCGGACGAGACGAACACCCCCTTCGGAGTGAGTACCCGACGGCAGTCCCGGAGCGTCCGATTGCCGACGAGGTCGAGCAGCACGTCATAACGCGCCTCGTCGGCGGTGAAATCGGCTGCGGTGTAGTCGATCACATGATCCGCGCCGAGCGTCCGGACCGCGGCCAGATGGCGGGTGCTGCACACGGCGGTCACCTCCGCGCCGAGCGCCTTGGCGAGTTGGACCGCGAACGAGCCGACACCGCCGGAGGCGCCGTTGATCAGCACCCGCTGCCCGGCTCGCAGCCGCCCGGCGTCGCGCAGACCCTGCAGCGCCGTCATGCCCGAATCCGGCACGGCGGCAAGCTCTTCGAAACTCGCCCCGGCCGGCGCCGGGGCGAGGCGCTGCGCGCAGACGCAGGCGTACTCGGCGAAGGCGCCCGACCCGACCTGACCGAAAACCCGGTCCCCGGGCCGGAATCCGGTGACCCCCGCACCGACCGCGACCACCTCTCCGGCCAGGTCGTGCCCGATCACCGGATCCTTGGGCCGGCGCAGGCCGAAACCGAGGCGCAGCAGGTAGGGCGTGCCGGTGAGCAGGTGGGCATCGCCCTGACACACGGCCGCGGCACGAACCCGGACCAGCACCTCACCCGCGTGCGGGTTCGGCCGGGCGACCCGCTCGATCCGTAGCACCTCGCCGGTGCCGTACCGCGGTGCGACGACCGCTGCCATCTCGGCGACTTCCACGATGGGGTCCTTGATCTCGGACATAGGCTTCCTCGCTGGAACGGAGACTTACAGCGTAAGTCGCTCACTCCGGACGGTACGCTTACACCGTAAGTACGTCAACCGAGAGGGCCCATGCCCAAGCCAACCGCCGCCCGCGCCCCACTGAACCGCGAAAGGGTGCTGCGCGCCGCTCTCCGCGTCGCCGACGAGCAAGGACTCGCCGCGCTGTCCATGCGCAAGCTGGCCCAATTGCTCGGCGTCGAGGCGATGTCGCTGTACAACCACGTCGCCAACAAGGACGACCTGCTCGACGGTCTGGCCGATCTGGTGATCGCCGAGATGGCCGTGCCCGCCATCGGCGGCGATTGGAAGGCGGCCATGCGCGCCCGCGCGACCTCCGCGCACGAGGTACTACTGCGACACCCGTGGGCCACCGGACTCATCGGCTCCCGGTTGAATGTAGGCCCGGCCATGCTGCGCTACATCGACGCCACCATCGGCTGCCTGCGCGCCGCGGGCTTCTCGTATCAACTCGCGGACCGCGCCTGGAACGCGCTGGACAGCCATATCTACGGCTTCACCATGCAGGAGTCGAACTTTCCCCTGCAGCCCGATGAATACGCCTCCGCCGCCGCACATTTCCTGCCACGGATACCGGCGGATCAGTTTCCATACATGAACGCGCTGTCCCAGCTCGTGATCGACGGAAAGCACACGGGGATCGCGGATTTCGACTTCGGCCTGAACCTGATCCTCGACGGGCTGGAACGCCTGCTCGCCGCGTCCGGCGGTCGGCCGCCGGAGGTCAGTCGACGCCCGCCGTCGCCTCGGGATTGACCGTGTCGCGCACAACCCGCAGTGCGGTGACGAACCCTTCCAGTTGCTCGGGGGTCAGCAACCCGGTCAACCAGCGGTCCACCGCGACCAGATAGTCGGGCAGCACCTCGGTGAGTCGCTGCGCGCCCGCCG
This genomic stretch from Nocardia brasiliensis ATCC 700358 harbors:
- a CDS encoding epoxide hydrolase family protein; this translates as MSNEIHEFRIDIPQQQLDDLRTRLDGARLPAPLPGDGWDTGVPTSWLRGLVDYWRTGYDWRAAEAKLNSYPQYLTEIDGQTIHFLHVRSPEADALPLLMTHGWPGSVVEFLDVIGPLSDPRAHGGDPKDAFHLVIPSLPGFGFSGPITAAGWTVERIAGAWAELMRRLGYEHYGVQGGDIGAAVSPEVGRVAPENVAGVHVNGGPGPLPPLPLAAAELASLSEIERDRIGRIEAFMQEEFGYIAIQSTRPQTLAYGLVDSPVGQLAWIMDKFREWTHPRNIDPDKIIDRDRLLTNVMLYWLNGTAGSSAYVGYAQEGGWGETKTSSGVPTAALVFAHDIGIRKYSETEHNITRWHDVDRGGHFAALEEPVLLTTDIREFFRDLR
- a CDS encoding helix-turn-helix transcriptional regulator produces the protein MLETSARLLRLLSLLQTPRDWTGTELAARLEVDVRTVRRDIDKLRNLGYPVDATAGIAGYRLGAGAKLPPLLLDDDEAVAVAIGLRTAAGGTITGIEDSSLRALTKLEQVLPSRLRHRVSLLQSVTVTVAAGGPTVDPDTLTAIAGAIRDSHRLRFDYRSHDGTASLRTTEPHRLAHTGRRWYLIGWDVDRADWRTYRVDRLHPRIPTGPRFTPREAPDADLSGYLTQGVTNSPYRYSARVTLGVPAEVAADRISPTVGVIEAVDAESCTLRVGANSLDEMAIYLATFGFPCHVHEPPELVAHVRTLARRLHDSVD
- a CDS encoding NAD(P)-dependent alcohol dehydrogenase, translated to MSEIKDPIVEVAEMAAVVAPRYGTGEVLRIERVARPNPHAGEVLVRVRAAAVCQGDAHLLTGTPYLLRLGFGLRRPKDPVIGHDLAGEVVAVGAGVTGFRPGDRVFGQVGSGAFAEYACVCAQRLAPAPAGASFEELAAVPDSGMTALQGLRDAGRLRAGQRVLINGASGGVGSFAVQLAKALGAEVTAVCSTRHLAAVRTLGADHVIDYTAADFTADEARYDVLLDLVGNRTLRDCRRVLTPKGVFVSSAGAPGGNWAGPVLWMGKMMLANLFVRQRIAVHLMRPQRSDLDYLADLVAAGKVRPLIEQHHPLAQAAAAVQHVIDGHAQGKTVIVV
- a CDS encoding TetR/AcrR family transcriptional regulator C-terminal domain-containing protein, producing MPKPTAARAPLNRERVLRAALRVADEQGLAALSMRKLAQLLGVEAMSLYNHVANKDDLLDGLADLVIAEMAVPAIGGDWKAAMRARATSAHEVLLRHPWATGLIGSRLNVGPAMLRYIDATIGCLRAAGFSYQLADRAWNALDSHIYGFTMQESNFPLQPDEYASAAAHFLPRIPADQFPYMNALSQLVIDGKHTGIADFDFGLNLILDGLERLLAASGGRPPEVSRRPPSPRD